The proteins below are encoded in one region of Clostridium estertheticum:
- a CDS encoding ABC transporter permease, whose amino-acid sequence MKNMKENILKVLTIVPISFWMLFFVAIPLLYIVFISFMQRGDDGSIVYISTISNYTRMARPLYVKVFLDSIVVAFVTTLFTLVFGYPFAYFATKIKKYKILVMLLIMAPFLTNSLIRTYGWIVILSTNGILNHALLITGIIKEPLKMLYSYGAVMIGMIYTMFPFMVLPLYNSIDKMDRAYIEAAKDLGSSRWKTFRTVTVPLTMPGIVAGCILVFVPSVGLFFIPDLMGGSNVMLIGNLIENQFMGANDWPFGAALSIIMIFISLILILIYIKIVGKKLDTEVF is encoded by the coding sequence ATGAAAAATATGAAAGAAAATATTTTAAAGGTTTTGACAATAGTTCCAATATCTTTTTGGATGCTCTTCTTCGTGGCTATCCCACTTTTGTATATTGTGTTTATTAGCTTTATGCAAAGGGGCGATGACGGTAGTATAGTTTATATATCAACAATATCAAATTATACAAGAATGGCTAGGCCTCTGTATGTCAAGGTGTTTCTAGATTCTATAGTAGTAGCTTTTGTTACAACATTATTTACCTTGGTGTTTGGATATCCTTTTGCATATTTTGCTACCAAGATAAAGAAATATAAAATTTTAGTAATGCTTTTAATAATGGCACCATTTTTAACTAATTCATTAATACGTACTTATGGGTGGATTGTAATTCTAAGTACTAATGGAATATTAAATCATGCACTACTTATAACTGGAATCATAAAAGAACCATTAAAGATGTTGTACTCTTATGGAGCAGTAATGATTGGAATGATATATACAATGTTTCCATTTATGGTACTTCCGCTTTATAATTCTATAGATAAAATGGATAGAGCTTATATTGAAGCAGCTAAAGATCTTGGGTCAAGTAGATGGAAGACTTTTAGAACAGTTACAGTGCCGCTAACTATGCCAGGAATAGTTGCTGGTTGTATTTTAGTATTTGTACCTTCTGTAGGACTCTTTTTCATACCAGATTTAATGGGTGGAAGTAATGTAATGCTTATTGGAAATCTAATTGAAAATCAATTTATGGGAGCAAATGATTGGCCGTTTGGGGCAGCGCTGTCAATAATAATGATTTTTATATCCTTAATTTTAATTTTAATTTATATAAAAATTGTTGGTAAAAAGTTAGACACGGAGGTGTTCTAA
- a CDS encoding ABC transporter ATP-binding protein: protein MSEIILEIDNIIKKFGNQEVIKNISLKVNKGEFLTLLGPSGCGKTTTLRIIAGFEKPTSGNVLLEGVHVENKQPNDRNVNTVFQNYALFPHMNVFDNIAYGLKIRKVNKIEIKKRVSEMLSLVQLEGYAKRKTDGLSGGQKQRVAIGRALINNPKILLLDEPLGALDLKLRKQMQVELKKLQKKLQITFVYVTHDQEEALNMSDRIVVMNDGIIEQIGTPEDIYERPKTKFVAGFIGESNLIKTKIKRIDEEKISAKIGKYDMNLNYKNYDNSRNKESYILIRPENIKYTREKPPIGLIATIKEHSYIGSIIKTTIEIEGGQEIIVCDYDKKKDLIGIGSEVWMYFEPEDVVIVEEG from the coding sequence TTGTCAGAAATTATATTAGAAATAGATAATATAATAAAAAAGTTTGGAAATCAGGAAGTAATTAAGAATATATCGCTAAAGGTAAATAAAGGTGAGTTTTTAACGCTACTAGGGCCAAGTGGCTGTGGGAAAACAACGACCCTTAGAATAATAGCAGGTTTTGAAAAACCAACAAGTGGGAACGTTCTACTAGAAGGGGTACATGTTGAAAATAAGCAACCTAATGATAGAAATGTAAATACGGTATTTCAAAATTATGCATTGTTTCCACATATGAATGTGTTTGATAATATAGCGTATGGTTTAAAAATTAGAAAGGTGAATAAGATAGAAATAAAAAAGAGAGTTAGTGAAATGCTTAGTTTAGTGCAGCTAGAAGGATACGCGAAAAGAAAAACAGATGGACTAAGCGGTGGTCAAAAACAAAGAGTTGCAATAGGCCGTGCACTAATAAACAATCCTAAAATATTACTCTTAGATGAGCCGTTGGGTGCACTTGATTTAAAACTTAGAAAACAAATGCAAGTCGAGCTTAAAAAACTTCAAAAAAAATTACAAATTACATTTGTATATGTTACACATGACCAAGAAGAAGCACTTAATATGTCTGATCGAATAGTAGTTATGAATGATGGAATCATAGAGCAGATAGGAACACCGGAAGACATATACGAGAGGCCTAAGACAAAATTTGTAGCCGGTTTTATTGGAGAATCTAATTTAATTAAGACCAAAATAAAAAGGATTGATGAAGAAAAGATATCCGCTAAAATTGGTAAATATGATATGAATTTGAATTATAAAAATTATGATAATTCAAGAAATAAAGAAAGCTATATTTTAATCAGACCGGAAAACATAAAATATACTAGGGAAAAACCGCCAATCGGGCTTATTGCAACAATAAAAGAACATAGTTATATTGGATCTATTATTAAAACTACTATAGAAATTGAAGGCGGGCAGGAAATTATAGTTTGTGATTATGATAAGAAAAAAGATTTAATAGGTATAGGTAGCGAGGTTTGGATGTACTTTGAACCTGAAGATGTAGTTATAGTTGAAGAAGGTTAG
- a CDS encoding DMT family transporter: MRNKSIFTNKKVVAIIATFCCFLWGSAFPAIKNGYIMFNISASDIPSKFVFAGYRFIIAGLVLLVIAKSCGKKIFNISKKNALDLSCLGVIQTTLQYIFFYIGVSNTTGVKGSIMNSTVTFFSVILAHYIYVNDKLNMQKILGCIVGFIGVMSMNFSTDLLNFSFRFNGEGFLMIAAFVSAVGAIYGKKLTKSMDVMVVTGYSLFVGGIMLMLLGMLSGGSVYHFTMDSSLLLMYLALLSSAAFSLWNLLLKYNKVGPVSIFNFLIPIFGSILSAIFLNENIFEYKNIFALVLVCLGIWMVNKEKKIEKQVKQS; the protein is encoded by the coding sequence TTGAGAAACAAGAGTATTTTTACAAATAAAAAAGTTGTAGCTATTATTGCAACGTTTTGTTGTTTTTTATGGGGGAGTGCATTTCCAGCGATTAAAAATGGATATATAATGTTTAATATTTCTGCAAGTGATATACCTTCAAAGTTTGTATTTGCAGGTTATAGATTTATTATAGCGGGGCTAGTTTTACTTGTTATCGCTAAAAGTTGTGGAAAGAAAATATTTAATATTTCAAAAAAAAATGCTTTGGATTTAAGTTGTTTGGGGGTAATTCAAACAACACTTCAGTATATATTTTTTTATATTGGTGTTTCTAATACCACAGGTGTTAAAGGATCTATAATGAATTCTACTGTTACATTTTTTAGTGTTATTTTAGCTCATTATATATATGTAAATGATAAATTGAATATGCAGAAAATACTTGGATGCATTGTAGGATTTATAGGGGTTATGAGTATGAATTTTAGTACTGACTTATTGAATTTTTCTTTTAGGTTTAATGGAGAAGGTTTTTTAATGATTGCAGCATTTGTTTCTGCGGTAGGTGCTATATATGGTAAAAAACTTACTAAAAGCATGGATGTAATGGTGGTAACGGGGTATAGCCTTTTTGTAGGGGGAATAATGTTAATGTTACTTGGCATGTTATCCGGTGGTAGCGTTTATCATTTTACAATGGATTCTTCACTTTTATTAATGTACCTTGCTTTATTGTCATCAGCGGCATTTTCATTATGGAATCTGCTTCTAAAATATAATAAGGTAGGTCCCGTGTCCATTTTTAATTTTTTAATACCCATTTTTGGATCAATACTATCAGCGATATTTTTAAATGAAAATATATTTGAATATAAAAACATATTTGCGCTTGTATTAGTATGTTTAGGTATATGGATGGTAAATAAAGAAAAGAAAATTGAAAAACAAGTTAAACAATCCTGA
- a CDS encoding GNAT family N-acetyltransferase, translating into MEFHKATEEDVNSIMNIIRQAQDYFKEQGINQWQDNYPNSEIVKNDIKNKNGYVLLKNNIIVGTVVVSFDGEKNYEYVYGGKWVSSGAYAVIHRIAIDSNNKGLGLSSIIIKNIEKICLNKEVHSIKIDTHKENISMQNMLVKNGFKYCGLIYLENKSERVAFEKSL; encoded by the coding sequence ATGGAATTTCACAAAGCGACAGAGGAAGACGTTAACAGTATAATGAATATTATAAGGCAAGCACAAGATTATTTTAAGGAGCAAGGAATTAATCAATGGCAGGACAATTATCCTAATTCTGAGATCGTAAAGAATGATATAAAAAATAAAAATGGATATGTCTTGCTAAAAAACAATATTATAGTTGGTACAGTAGTGGTCTCTTTTGATGGAGAAAAAAATTATGAATATGTTTATGGTGGGAAATGGGTCAGTAGTGGTGCATATGCGGTTATTCATAGAATTGCAATTGATTCTAATAATAAAGGGCTAGGGTTATCTTCTATAATAATTAAAAACATAGAGAAAATCTGTTTAAATAAGGAAGTACATAGTATCAAAATAGATACACATAAAGAAAATATATCTATGCAGAATATGTTAGTGAAAAACGGTTTTAAGTATTGTGGACTAATTTATTTAGAGAACAAAAGTGAAAGAGTAGCTTTCGAGAAAAGTCTATAA
- a CDS encoding protein-glutamine gamma-glutamyltransferase: MIIISGSVVNVNTFIHDYNPNDIEKDIITKMDLSKAQYEYDSLTQFKFELDFRYSIVIAAKNLNKGDMDFRTFRKSICNPDYWDRTKEGGFILKKGVAPSDAIKDISINSSKYGTECATAMIIIYYQALLNIFSANFFNRLFPNIQLMNWHYIDNLLEDVGFIKKRSDYLPGDRRYFYNPDVDPVAPEWQGENVIDLSNGLYYGHGIGIGYADEIISELNKFRIKEATTSSYLLDSAARPDFNALADIK, from the coding sequence ATGATAATAATTTCTGGAAGTGTTGTTAACGTTAATACCTTTATTCATGATTATAATCCAAATGATATTGAAAAAGATATTATAACTAAGATGGATTTAAGTAAAGCGCAATATGAATATGATTCATTAACTCAATTTAAATTTGAGTTAGATTTTCGATATAGTATTGTTATTGCTGCAAAAAATCTAAATAAAGGAGATATGGATTTCAGAACCTTTCGTAAATCAATATGTAACCCTGATTATTGGGATCGTACTAAGGAAGGTGGCTTTATATTAAAAAAAGGAGTGGCCCCTAGTGATGCTATTAAGGATATTTCTATAAATAGCTCTAAATATGGCACTGAATGTGCAACTGCCATGATTATTATTTATTATCAAGCATTACTTAATATATTTTCTGCAAATTTTTTCAATAGATTATTTCCAAATATACAGTTAATGAATTGGCATTATATAGATAATCTTCTTGAAGATGTCGGTTTTATAAAAAAAAGAAGTGACTATTTACCAGGTGATAGAAGATACTTTTACAATCCTGATGTAGATCCCGTAGCACCTGAGTGGCAAGGAGAAAATGTTATAGACCTTAGTAATGGCCTTTATTATGGACATGGCATAGGAATCGGATACGCTGACGAAATAATTAGTGAATTAAATAAATTTAGAATAAAAGAAGCAACCACCTCCTCTTACTTATTAGATTCAGCTGCACGCCCCGATTTTAATGCTTTAGCTGATATAAAATAA
- a CDS encoding methyl-accepting chemotaxis protein — protein MEKTISDNEVLNAFNTLLPYLPYFFDDDVSFGVADTQAYLSVACNPNLDLKLKEGDVIPQGGALNTAMQNDKVLVKNVPKEVYGIPFRSYAIPIHNKQGVVEGCIVMGKSLIKRNELMSISQNLYASLGHISDAVNDLSSGVQNVVNMNDDIVLKVQEADKSSKDTDDILSFIQAISSKTNMLGLNAAIEAARAGDAGRGFKVVATEIRKLSTSTSESVKKVDDVLKNIGASIKSINEKISKSTGLFEGQAATLQEIAASLEELNSTAEMMGNLAEKI, from the coding sequence ATGGAAAAAACAATTTCTGACAATGAGGTATTAAACGCGTTCAATACTTTATTACCGTACTTACCCTATTTCTTTGATGATGATGTTTCTTTTGGGGTAGCAGATACACAAGCATATTTGAGTGTAGCATGTAATCCAAACTTAGATTTGAAATTAAAGGAAGGCGATGTGATACCACAGGGTGGAGCCTTAAATACGGCAATGCAAAATGATAAAGTACTTGTTAAGAATGTGCCAAAAGAGGTATATGGAATTCCATTTAGATCTTATGCAATTCCTATTCATAATAAACAAGGCGTAGTAGAAGGGTGCATTGTAATGGGGAAAAGCTTAATTAAAAGAAATGAGTTAATGAGCATTTCTCAAAATTTGTATGCATCCCTTGGTCATATATCAGATGCTGTTAACGATCTGTCATCAGGAGTACAAAATGTAGTTAATATGAATGATGATATAGTATTAAAAGTTCAAGAGGCTGATAAAAGCTCAAAAGATACAGATGATATTCTAAGTTTTATTCAAGCAATTTCATCCAAAACAAATATGTTAGGTTTAAATGCTGCAATAGAGGCTGCAAGAGCAGGAGATGCAGGGAGAGGATTTAAAGTAGTTGCAACAGAAATCAGAAAATTATCAACTTCAACTAGTGAATCAGTTAAAAAAGTGGATGATGTATTAAAAAACATTGGTGCTTCAATAAAAAGTATAAATGAAAAAATAAGTAAATCAACTGGACTATTTGAGGGTCAGGCAGCAACACTTCAAGAAATAGCAGCATCCCTTGAGGAATTAAATTCAACAGCTGAAATGATGGGGAACCTAGCTGAAAAAATATAA
- a CDS encoding bifunctional diguanylate cyclase/phosphodiesterase, which translates to MFKRYVCGSDCERYFNNLFNSLEEGFLLNEVICGVDGVAISFKILEFNNFFEDMFGVKRNIIGKTIKEVYPDIDSKWIETCGKVALSGKSIKQNIYIKSVDKHFKVNIISPTKGQFIILFNDITDIIKANEVLKKYFILFENAMDIIIYLKSDGSIIDANKTAVEKYGYSREEFHNMRLQQLREPSTMKEYQAQMEISASEGIVYEGINVKKDGTTFPVEVSSQTTEINGELFRIHIIRDITQRKESEEKIKYLANYDALTEIPNRGFFMYQFEKILNQSKANKNKFAVLIFDVDKFKLINDIHGHNAGDEVLKQVAKRLQEAVRKTDIIGRFGGDEFLVIQPFIKGKEDVLMIADRILKFVNKPVKWNNVNLDVHISIGITIYPDGSDSTQGLIHNADRAMYFTKKKGGNAYSFYINNKLF; encoded by the coding sequence ATGTTTAAACGTTACGTATGTGGTAGTGATTGCGAAAGATATTTTAATAATTTGTTTAATTCTTTGGAAGAGGGTTTTCTGCTGAATGAGGTTATTTGTGGAGTTGATGGAGTAGCGATAAGTTTTAAAATATTAGAATTTAATAATTTTTTTGAAGATATGTTTGGAGTGAAAAGAAATATTATAGGTAAAACAATTAAAGAAGTATACCCTGATATAGATTCAAAATGGATTGAAACATGCGGTAAAGTTGCACTAAGTGGTAAAAGTATAAAACAAAATATATATATTAAAAGTGTAGACAAACATTTTAAAGTTAATATTATTAGTCCAACTAAAGGTCAGTTTATTATTTTATTTAATGATATTACAGATATTATTAAAGCTAATGAAGTGTTAAAAAAATACTTTATACTGTTTGAGAATGCAATGGATATAATCATTTATCTTAAATCAGATGGAAGTATTATTGATGCAAATAAAACTGCGGTAGAAAAATATGGTTACTCTCGCGAAGAATTTCATAATATGAGATTACAACAATTAAGAGAGCCTTCAACTATGAAGGAATATCAGGCACAAATGGAGATTTCCGCTTCAGAAGGAATAGTGTATGAAGGTATCAATGTTAAAAAAGACGGCACAACTTTTCCTGTAGAAGTAAGCTCACAGACTACAGAAATAAACGGTGAATTGTTTCGAATTCATATTATTCGTGACATTACGCAGAGGAAAGAATCTGAAGAAAAGATAAAGTACCTTGCAAACTATGATGCTTTAACAGAGATACCAAATAGAGGGTTTTTTATGTATCAATTTGAAAAAATATTAAACCAATCAAAAGCAAATAAAAATAAATTTGCAGTATTAATTTTTGACGTAGATAAATTTAAATTAATAAATGACATTCATGGTCACAATGCAGGGGATGAAGTTTTGAAACAAGTAGCAAAAAGACTACAAGAAGCTGTAAGAAAGACTGATATAATTGGTAGGTTTGGTGGAGATGAGTTTCTCGTGATTCAACCTTTTATAAAGGGTAAAGAAGACGTTTTAATGATTGCCGATAGAATACTTAAGTTTGTGAATAAGCCTGTAAAATGGAATAATGTCAATTTGGATGTACATATAAGCATAGGAATTACTATTTATCCTGATGGATCTGACAGTACGCAAGGGCTAATTCATAATGCAGATAGAGCAATGTATTTTACTAAGAAAAAAGGCGGCAATGCTTATAGCTTCTATATTAATAATAAGCTATTTTAA
- the aspD gene encoding aspartate 4-decarboxylase, which produces MDTLDVKRKEIEHIYGKVSPFELKNKLISLAEESKEKGAHALLDAGRGNPNWTAATPREAFFTFGLFSVLETRRVWNNKDLAGMPEKKGIANRFRDFIRENSTYPGIDLLENIINYGIISKGFDQDDWVYELADGIIGDNYPEPDRMLVHVEKVVHDYLIQELCYNSPMAGKFNLFAVEGATAGMCYIFDSLIANNILSIGDKVALMAPIFTPYLEIPHLPRYNFDVVELLASETTSDGVHTWQYPNDQIEKLRDPSIKALFIVNPSNPPSVAMKSETIQLIKSIVKKDNPNLMIISDDVYGTFVDNFRSLVADLPYNSIGVYSFSKYFGVTGWRLGTIALYEDNVFDKLLRELPEDKKERARRRYSTLSTNPEQIPFIDRIVADSRQVALNHTAGLSTPQQIQMAFFSVFALIDKENKYKQLTKDICHRRQKLLFEGLGLELRCDLLDAAYYTEFDLLEWACNYYGDEFAKYLQKKYKPVDILFRLAQESSIVLLSGGGFHGPEWSIRISLANLDDEHYSKIGKVLHKILEEYVTEWKN; this is translated from the coding sequence ATGGATACACTTGATGTCAAGCGTAAAGAAATAGAACATATCTATGGTAAGGTAAGTCCATTTGAACTTAAGAATAAACTAATTAGCCTTGCAGAAGAATCAAAAGAAAAGGGTGCACATGCATTACTAGATGCAGGCAGGGGTAATCCCAATTGGACAGCAGCAACTCCTCGGGAAGCTTTTTTTACATTTGGTCTTTTTTCAGTTTTAGAAACACGTAGAGTATGGAATAATAAGGATCTTGCTGGGATGCCAGAAAAAAAAGGGATTGCAAATCGATTTCGAGATTTTATTAGAGAAAATTCTACTTATCCAGGAATTGATCTTCTCGAAAATATTATTAATTATGGAATAATATCTAAAGGATTTGATCAAGATGATTGGGTATATGAACTGGCAGATGGAATTATAGGAGATAACTACCCAGAACCTGATAGAATGCTTGTACATGTTGAAAAAGTTGTTCACGATTATCTTATTCAGGAATTGTGTTATAACTCACCAATGGCTGGAAAATTCAATTTGTTTGCTGTAGAAGGTGCGACGGCTGGAATGTGTTATATATTTGATAGTTTGATTGCTAATAATATACTATCTATTGGTGATAAAGTTGCTTTAATGGCACCTATATTTACTCCTTACCTTGAGATTCCACATTTACCACGTTATAATTTTGATGTTGTAGAGCTTTTAGCCTCTGAGACGACTTCTGATGGAGTCCATACTTGGCAATACCCTAATGATCAAATTGAAAAACTTAGGGATCCATCTATAAAAGCTTTGTTTATTGTAAACCCAAGCAATCCTCCGTCTGTAGCAATGAAATCTGAAACAATTCAACTTATAAAAAGTATAGTTAAAAAAGATAATCCTAATTTAATGATTATTTCAGATGACGTTTATGGTACTTTTGTTGATAATTTCCGTTCATTAGTAGCTGATTTGCCATATAATTCAATAGGAGTATATTCTTTTTCTAAATATTTTGGAGTAACAGGATGGCGCCTTGGGACTATTGCTCTTTATGAAGATAATGTATTTGATAAATTATTAAGAGAATTACCTGAAGATAAAAAAGAAAGGGCTAGGAGACGTTATTCAACATTATCAACTAATCCTGAACAAATCCCTTTTATTGATAGAATAGTAGCAGATAGTAGGCAAGTAGCACTAAACCATACTGCAGGTTTATCAACACCACAACAAATACAAATGGCTTTTTTCTCCGTATTTGCACTTATTGATAAAGAAAATAAATATAAGCAGCTTACTAAAGATATTTGCCATCGTAGGCAAAAACTTTTATTTGAAGGGTTGGGTTTAGAACTTCGATGCGATCTGCTGGATGCAGCATATTATACAGAATTTGATTTGTTAGAGTGGGCATGTAATTATTATGGTGATGAATTTGCAAAGTATTTGCAAAAAAAATATAAACCTGTGGATATTCTTTTCCGTTTAGCACAAGAATCTTCTATAGTGTTACTTAGTGGTGGTGGATTTCATGGACCTGAATGGTCAATTAGAATATCATTAGCAAATCTTGATGATGAGCATTACAGTAAAATAGGAAAAGTACTCCATAAGATACTTGAGGAATATGTGACGGAGTGGAAGAATTAG
- a CDS encoding DUF1186 domain-containing protein codes for MKELLKEIEYNNGEFPEAQLKEIINRRDEFIPELIEILENAKDNYEEILEKPDYFAHIYAIFLLAQFKEKRSLKPIIDLISIQNEISSDIYREYLTEDLHRILASVCGSDTEPLKKLVEDSSVNEYVRSAAIKSFIALLGEGVISQEEVIEYYKSLFEGKLEREFSQVWNELIYDSCDAGPSELNQYIKKAYADELVDEECISLEEVEVAIKIHDITKFSNLKDEGYSFFNDTIAELGCWDCFAKKNNDSKSQFMLGVSKLNKGKSKNKKKQVKATKKKQRKK; via the coding sequence ATGAAAGAATTACTTAAAGAGATCGAATATAATAATGGGGAGTTTCCCGAAGCACAATTAAAAGAGATAATAAATCGCAGGGATGAGTTTATACCTGAATTAATTGAAATATTAGAAAATGCTAAAGATAATTATGAAGAGATTCTAGAAAAACCTGATTATTTTGCACACATATATGCAATATTTTTGTTAGCACAGTTTAAAGAAAAGAGGAGCCTTAAACCAATTATAGATTTGATTAGTATACAAAATGAAATTTCTAGTGATATTTATCGTGAGTACCTTACTGAGGATTTACATAGAATTTTAGCATCAGTTTGTGGAAGTGATACAGAGCCATTAAAAAAATTAGTGGAAGATAGTAGCGTTAATGAGTATGTTAGAAGTGCTGCTATTAAATCCTTTATTGCACTCCTAGGCGAAGGGGTTATATCTCAAGAGGAAGTTATTGAATACTATAAGAGTTTATTTGAAGGAAAACTTGAACGTGAATTTTCACAAGTTTGGAATGAACTTATATACGATTCTTGTGATGCAGGTCCTAGCGAATTAAATCAATATATAAAAAAAGCTTACGCGGATGAATTAGTTGATGAGGAGTGTATATCTTTAGAAGAAGTAGAGGTCGCTATTAAAATACATGACATAACAAAGTTCTCGAATTTGAAAGATGAAGGGTATTCGTTTTTTAATGATACTATAGCAGAACTAGGATGCTGGGATTGTTTTGCTAAAAAAAATAATGACTCTAAATCTCAATTTATGTTAGGAGTTAGTAAGTTAAATAAAGGGAAAAGTAAAAACAAGAAAAAACAAGTAAAGGCTACTAAAAAAAAGCAGAGAAAAAAATAG
- the gpmA gene encoding 2,3-diphosphoglycerate-dependent phosphoglycerate mutase — MIKLVLIRHGESLWNKENRFTGWTDVDLSENGLIEARKAGQILKANGYIFDIAYTSVLKRAIRTLWIALHEMDLMWIPVYKSWKLNERHYGALQGLNKAETAQKYGDEQVHKWRRYVDVRPPELSITDERYPGSELKYKALREEEIPKTESLEDTIKRVMVEWFQEIVPQIKVGKKVIISAHGNTLRALVKYLDNISSDNIVSLNIPTGVPLVYELDDNLKPIRHYYLGIDGELPEEKISKNL, encoded by the coding sequence TTGATTAAACTTGTATTAATAAGACATGGTGAAAGTCTTTGGAACAAAGAAAACAGATTTACTGGTTGGACAGATGTAGATTTATCAGAGAATGGGCTAATTGAAGCAAGAAAGGCTGGTCAAATACTTAAGGCGAATGGGTATATTTTTGACATAGCATATACTTCTGTATTAAAAAGGGCAATTAGAACACTTTGGATTGCTCTGCATGAGATGGACTTAATGTGGATTCCTGTATATAAGTCATGGAAACTAAATGAAAGGCATTATGGAGCACTTCAAGGATTAAATAAGGCTGAGACAGCACAAAAATATGGAGATGAACAAGTCCATAAATGGAGAAGATACGTAGATGTAAGGCCACCAGAACTTTCGATTACGGATGAAAGGTATCCTGGATCGGAGTTAAAATATAAAGCATTAAGAGAAGAGGAAATCCCTAAAACTGAAAGTCTAGAGGATACTATAAAGAGGGTTATGGTAGAATGGTTTCAAGAGATAGTACCCCAAATAAAAGTAGGTAAGAAGGTTATAATTTCTGCACATGGAAATACTTTAAGGGCTTTAGTCAAATATCTTGATAATATATCAAGTGACAATATTGTAAGTTTGAATATACCTACCGGAGTCCCACTTGTATATGAATTGGATGATAATTTAAAGCCGATTCGTCACTATTATTTAGGAATAGATGGTGAATTACCAGAGGAAAAAATTTCTAAAAATTTATAA
- a CDS encoding sugar ABC transporter permease codes for MKNNKFKAKFNRGDSPLKIILIYAILIIACICSIYPILTILTVSLRPADALFTKSLSIIPANATFDNFKQAFIQYDMLNWLIHSLIVSTFSCAFSIILSVTAGYAFSRFKFRGKQMGLSLLLVTQMFPLAMTLLPLYLMIIKLNMTNNYFALAVIYVSTAIPFNIWMMKGFYDTIPKSLEESAYVDGASIFRSFYQIILPLAKPAVALSALFSFMAAWSEYIVASVIINDAGKLTLPVGLVSMQGQFSTAWGIYSAGALITAVPVMILFVCLSKYLVGGLTVGSVKG; via the coding sequence ATGAAAAATAATAAATTTAAAGCAAAATTTAACAGAGGAGATTCTCCTTTAAAGATAATACTAATATATGCAATTTTAATAATTGCATGTATATGCTCTATATATCCAATCTTAACGATATTAACAGTATCTTTAAGACCGGCAGATGCATTATTTACCAAATCTTTAAGTATAATACCTGCGAATGCAACGTTTGATAATTTTAAGCAAGCGTTTATACAATATGATATGTTAAACTGGCTTATTCATAGTTTAATTGTATCAACTTTCTCTTGCGCTTTTAGTATAATTCTTTCTGTTACAGCCGGGTATGCATTTTCTAGATTTAAATTTAGAGGTAAACAGATGGGATTATCTTTGCTCTTAGTTACTCAGATGTTTCCATTAGCTATGACTTTGTTACCTTTATATTTAATGATAATTAAGTTAAATATGACAAATAATTATTTTGCATTGGCAGTAATTTACGTATCTACAGCAATTCCATTTAATATTTGGATGATGAAGGGATTCTATGATACCATTCCGAAGTCTCTTGAAGAGAGTGCTTATGTAGATGGTGCTTCAATATTTAGGTCCTTTTATCAAATAATATTACCACTTGCAAAACCAGCTGTTGCATTATCTGCGTTATTTTCATTTATGGCAGCTTGGTCTGAGTATATAGTGGCAAGTGTAATCATAAATGACGCAGGAAAATTAACGTTGCCTGTTGGGCTTGTAAGTATGCAAGGACAATTTTCAACTGCATGGGGTATATATTCAGCAGGTGCTTTAATTACAGCTGTCCCCGTAATGATATTATTTGTATGTTTGTCTAAATATCTTGTTGGCGGGCTTACAGTAGGTAGTGTGAAGGGCTAG